GCAAAATCGCCCTGGATGCTCACCGGCGGGGAGCTGATTTCTTCCTGTTCGGAGGAGATCTTGTCAATGGATACACCACTGAACCGGAGGACTTTCGTCTTCAGCTCCGGGGGTGGAAACAGTCGCTGGCTGGATTCTGGCGCACCAAACCGGTGTATCCCGCAATGGGAAATCACGAGACACTGCTCAATTGTTATGGTGATGGGTCTGAGGACGGAATATGCTTGGATAAATGGCCCTATCAGACCCAGAGCGCCGAGGCGATCTTTGCACATGAGTTCTATAACCCCACAAATGGCCCGGAAGCTTCAGATCCTCGTCGGCCTACCTACAAAGAAAATGTCTACCATTTCCGGTATGGCCCGGTGCTCCTGATCGCGTTCAATAACAATTACTGGTGGACTACCAATGACAAAGTCCAAAATTACGGGGGGAGCCCTGAGGGTTATATGATGGGAGATCAGCTTGAATGGGTTGAGAATGTGTTAAATCAAGCCGAGAAAGACAGGGATATTCGGTATATTATCCTTTTTGCGCAAGAACCTGTATTCCCCTGCGGGGGCCATGTTAAAGATGCCATGTGGTACAATGGGAACAACAATATCAGGGCAGCCACCTCATATGATGGAGAGACAGTGGTTCCGGAAAGACAGGGCATGATTGAAGCGCGTAACCGTTTCTGGGAAGCCATTGCCAAATCCAGTAAAGTGGCCGCGGTGCTGGCAGGTGATGAACATGAATACCATCGGCTTTTGGTCGACAAAACCACCCCGGTTGGCGTCTACCCAGAAGATGATACCAACAATGATGGGGTGTTGGATACATTTTCTTCTAATCCCGAGTTCGACCATCCGACATGGCAAATCACAGCCGGTACCGGAGGAGCTCCTTATTACTCACGTGAGGAAACACCCTGGCAACCAGTGTATCTGTCTTCACAAGCCGGTTACTGTATGTTTGAAGCTGATGCAAAGAAGATATCAATGACCTACTACTCCATTACAGGTCAGGTAGTGGACTATGTGGAAAATCTCATGGAGGTCAAATAACCGCAATTCCCGGAGTTGCTGTAAAGCCTTGAAAACCGGGCATTGAAGGGTTTGGTTTTCGCAAACCCGGAGGGTCATCTCTGACTCCGAAGGTGGGTTCGGGGGTGAACTTTTCCGACCATACCAAACGGGACCTCTTGGAGAGAATCCGGGCTATGTTCTGGGACTTCCGGCTGGAGTCCGTGCGGATGCTCCACGAGGTCCTCCTTTATTGAAGCGGACGGCAAGGACGAGATGATGCGGGAGATGGTGCAACGGTACCGAGACGCCGTCCTGCGTGCTACATGGTTCGGCCGGCGTTCGCCGCTAGCTGCGTTCTGCGGCGGTATACGGATGGAGTGGAAAAGAGCCCCTGGTGCGCCGACGCACCGCAACCCGGTGAGCTCCGCGAAGAATCCGCCAACTGACCTTTCTTCGAAGTGTCGGTGGACAGGCACCGCATCCCGCGGCCGCCATGGGCCTACCATACGATTCGGACCTACTATCGGGTAAGGGGGCATGCGTTGACTGAAAAGGCGGTATCCCAAGCCATTACCCCGTCGATCGAAAAGTACTGCTCAGTGGCGACCACTATCGCTGTGGTGGGCCGGATCGAGGCCGAATCTGAGATTTTTACCGATGAGGGTTGAGTGATCCGGGGCAAACGACTCCATTTGGCTGACATGAGTATATTCTAAAGAGTTCTGCGTTTCGACCGTCTTTTCCTGAAAGTTTGACCGTGCGCTCGGTACCGCCCAGGAGGGATCCGGCCGGGGTTCAAGCCGTGTGGCGAAGGGAGCTTCCACTGGAAGGGAATGAGCGTGCGGCAGCTATTCTAAGCTTGTTTGAAACGCCGCCCGCGGCCGTCCACGGAGGGCGACGGGATCTTCAAGGCGCGGATCTTGCGGTAGAGCGTGCTGGGGTCGATCCCCAGCTCGGCGGCGGCCTGCTGCCGGTGGCCGGCGTGGCGGCGCAGGGCTTCGGTGATCATGAGTCGCTCCATGGCCTGAAGGGTCATGGGGCCGGCGTGGCCGACCTCGGCGGGACCGGCGGGCCGCAGTTCCGGCGGCAAGTGCCCGATGTCGATACGTCCCTGCTGGCAGAGCACGAAAGCGTGCTCAAGGATGTTTTTCAGCTCCCGCACGTTGCCCGGGTAATTGTGTTCCATCAGGCGCATGAGCACTGCGTTGGAAACGCCGGTCACATCCTTGCCTTGGAGCCGGTTCAGTCGGGCGATGAAATGGTCCACCAGCAGCGGGATGTCCTCGCGGCGCTCCCTCAGGGGCGGCAGGCGCAGCTCCACCACCCGGATCCGGTAATAAAGGTCCTCCCGAAAGCGGCCCTGGCGCACCAGGTCCGCCAGGTCCTTGTTGGTGGCCGCGACCAGGCGGACGTCCACCGGCGTGGGATGGACGGCACCCAGCGGCTCCACGGTGCGCTCCTGCACGGCGCGGAGCAGGCGAACCTGCATGGCGGCCGACACGTCGCCGATTTCGTCGAGAAACAGCGTGCCGCCCTGGGCCGCCACAAAGCGGCCGATCTTGTCCTTGCGGGCGTCGGTGAAGGCTCCCGCCTTGTAGCCGAACAACTCCGATTCCAGCAAAGTGTCGGGGAGGGCGCCGCAGTTGAGGGCTACAAAGGGGCCTTGGCGGCGGGGCGAAAGGTTGTGGACGGCCCTGGCCACCAACTCTTTGCCGGTCCCGGATTCCCCGGAGATCAGGACGGTGCTTTGGCTGGCCGCCACCCGTGGCAGAATTTCGAAGAGAGTCTGCATGGCCGGGCTGCGGCCGATGAGGTCCTCGAAGCTGTAGCGGGCTTCCAGCTCCTTTTGCAGTTGCTCGATGCGGCTGAGATCCTGGAATGTTTCAACGGCGCCGATGATCTGGCCGTCGGCCTCGCGCAATAGGGCGGTGGAGACGCGGATGGGCACCTGCCGGCCGCCGGCGGCATAGATGCGTGCGGCGGCGTTGATCACCGGCTGGCCGGTTTCCAGGGTTCGTGCCACGGCACAGTCGGTTTCGCAGATGTCGGCGCGGAAGACCTCGAAGCAGCGGCGGCCCATCGCCTCGGCGCGGCGGACGCCGGTGATGCGTTCAGCGGCCCGGTTGAATCCGGTGATCCGCCGGTCGAGGTCGACGGTAAATACGCCTTCGTTGATGGCGTCTAGGATGGGATGGGGACTGAGTTCAGTCATCATGGTGGATCCGGCACGGATGATGGTGAGCTGTGATCGCTAATATTTTAAATTGCAACACAATCATAGACGCATAATTGCAATATGCACGATATCAATTTTGGGATTAGTTGTCAAAAATTTATATCTAATCGGAAACACACACAAAAATATTTTGTTGACAGGTTTGAAATGCCGGCATGTGGTTTGCTATGCTAATGGGTATGAAGATCGCCATTCCGCATTGGCAAGAGTGGGTGTCGCCCGTGTTCGATGTCTGCGGCCGGCTCCTGGTAGTGGAGGCGGAAGAAGGTCGGGAGATCGGACGCAGCGATGTCGTTGTCACCGGACACGATCCCCTGGACCGGGTGGCGCAGGTCAAGGCGTTGGGAATCGACGTACTGATCTGCGGGGCGATATCCAGAACCATGGAGGCGGCCTTGGCCGCGGCCGGAATCCGCGTTTGGGCGGAGGTCTGCGGCCCGGTGGAGGCGGTGTTGGCGGGTTTTCTGGCCCGTGGGCGCACTGCTGCCTGCCACCGGATGCCCGGATGTCGCCGGCGCCACCGCCGGCATGGCCACGGCTGCCATTGAAACCAATTGTTCAATCAGAAGCTAAGGAGGTTTACCATGCCGGGTGGAGACAGAACAGGCCCGCTGGGCCAAGGACCCCGTACGGGACGCGGATTGGGATACTGCACCGGAAACGCCGCTCCCGGTTTCACGGTTGGTTACGGCGGCTGGGGACGGGGTTGGGGCGGCCGTTTCGGCGGCGGTTTCCGGGGGCGTCGTTTTTGGGGGTATGGACGCGGTTGGGGCGCGTGGGCACCGGCCGTTTATCCGTATCCTTACGTCGGCCCTCTGGATCCCGAAGTCGAACGCCGCGACTTGCAGGACCAGGCATCTTTCCTGCAGCGGCAGATGGATGATATTCAGCAGCGTCTGGCATCCATGGAAAAGCCGGCAGGTCGGGAAGCCTAGGCATTCCGTCGATGGATCAACCCAATCATCCTTCGGGCGGCTGCACAAAATGCCGGCGCCCGAAGCGCGGAGGAAAGGATTATGCCAACGTATACGTATCGTTGTCACGCCTGCGGGCAGATCTTTCAGCGTTTTCAGAGCATGGGCGACGCGTCGGTGGTCGTTTGTCCGGACTGCGGCGGGCCCGTTGAGCGGCTTATCGGAGGCGGTGGCGGTTTCATCATGAAGGGCTATGGGCAGGGGGGCGGTCGCGGCGGCAGGGGACGAGGCGCCGGCGGGTGCGCCTTTGAGCGCACCGGGCGGACCTGCTGCGGCCGCAGCGAACCGTGCGACCGGTCGAGATGGGGAGGTGGGCATTGAGCCGCCTCCGCCGTTATGTTTTCGGTCCAGTCCCCTCCCGACGGCTCGGGCGCAGCCTGGGCATTGATCTCGTCCCGTTTAAGACATGCAGCTACGACTGCATCTACTGCCAGTTGGGGCGAACCACCGACCTGACGGTCCAGCGCCGCGAGTACGTACCCCTGGAGGCGGTGCTGGCCGACCTACAGGCCGGTCTTGCCCGGCGCCCGGACTACGTTACCTTGAGCGGCTCCGGAGAGCCGACCCTCTATTCGAGGCTCGGCGAGCTGATCGCCGGCATCAAGCGCCTCACCGACACCCCGGTGGCAGTGCTGACCAACGGTTCGCTGCTCTCAGATCCCCAGGTGCGCCGCGAACTGGCCGGGGCGGATCTGTTGATTCCGTCCCTGGACGCCGGCGACCCGCAGGTGTTCGCCGCTGTCAACCGTCCCCATCCATCCATCGATTTCGATACCATGGTAGCCGGTCTGGTCGCCATGCGCCGGGAGTTCAGCGGCCATTTCTGGCTCGAGGTGTTCATCCTGGAGGGGTTTACATCCGATCCGGTGCAACTGGAGAAATTGGTCCGGCACGTCAAGGCGGTCGCCCCGGAGCGGGTCCAGCTTAATACGGTGTGCCGTCCGCCGGCGGAGGACTTTGCCAACGGGGTCTCCCTGGAGCGCCTGGCCGAGCTGGCCCGGCGGTTTGAGCCCGAAGCCGAAGTGATAGCCGATTTTCGCGGCGTGCACCAGCTAGGCGAGTTCGCCGCCGGCCGCCAGGAGATGCTCGACTTGCTGCGCCGGCGCCCCTGCACGGCCGGCGGCATCGCCGACGGCCTGCAGATGCACCTGAACGCGGTAGCCAAGTACCTGGAAGAGCTTGTCACCCAGGGGTTGGTGGAATCCACCCGCAGCGGGGGGGTCGTATATTACCGCGCCCGCGCAGAGACGGACGTTTCCGCATAAGCGCTAAGTTGTTTTTGCCCGGTATCGAGTGGGGAAAAATAAACATCGAACATCGAACATCGAACATCGAACATCGAACATCGAACATCGAACATCGAACATCGAACATCGAACATCGAACATCGAACATCGAACATCGAACATCGAACATCGAACATCGAACATCGAACATCGAACATCGAACATCGAACATCGAACATCGAATGGTGAATAGGAAAAGATGATGAAAGGCTGCTTGAGTATTCGGTGCGAATTATAAAGATCGTCGAACAGCTTCCAAATACCAGAACAGGCAACCATGTTGCGGGCCAATTGTTAAGATCGGGGACTTCACCTTATCCAAACCATGGTAAACCCCAGGCAGCCGAGTCCCCAAAGGACTTTATCCATAAGCTTCGTATCTCATTTCTTATTAAAGGAACCTAGGGAAACCCAAAGATGGTTAAGGGTGCGGATCTTTTAGAACTACATCCAGGGTGACCGTCTGAGGTAGATCCAGATGGCCTTAAAGCAGCAAGCGCATCAGCTCCGTTTCCCCTCGTTCCCAAGCTCCAGCTTGGGAACGCCCTGCCAGGGAAGCTCCAGCTTCCCTCCTGCTACAGCTGAAACGCGCTGTCTTTCTAGGGAGCTCGCCAGGATCTCGAAGTGATGTTTCCCTTCGTTCCCAAGCTCTGGCTTGGGAACGGGCTCACCGAAGCTGGAGCTTCTGCACAGTTGTGTTCCCAAGCTGGAGCTTGGGAACAAGAAGCAAAAGATCTGCACCCGATGGTTAAAGCTTATTCAGCGTGTACCACGTTTTTTCATTCGATGTTGAACGTTCAATGTTCGATGTCCGATGTTCATCTTTAAAAACAACCCAATGGCATAAATGCAACCCGTGAATGTTTACAAAATAGCTTGGTAGCGTTCTAAAGTGGAAACCTTAAGCAAAAAGGTTAACGAAGGTCAAAAAATCCCCCCTCTCCCTTGATGGGAGAGGGTTGGGGTGAGGGTGAGAAAATCAACGTATGTCAATCAGTTACATTCCCCTCCCACAAGGGGAGGGGAAACAGAATTTGGCATCAAATATTAGGTCTATTATCTTCTATGCTACCAATAACTTAGCGCTTATGGGACGTTTCCGCCGAAAGCCAGTCCGGCACTTGTGTCACGGCAGGCATCGGCTGAAGCATACCCCGACGCTTGCCCGATCAGTGAGGCGAGGTCACAGACGAGATTTCAGGGCTTTGCATCGCCTGCCGGGAGAAGGTGCGGCTTCACCACCAGGCGACCGGTGGGCTGGCCTATGTCCCGGGCGATGAGGGGGCATTTGACCTTGAGCAGAAAGAAGATCTGTTTGCCGCGCGTTTCGCTCAGGGTTTCGAAATTGCCCTGACCCTTGGCAATGATCAGGTCCGCCGCGGCAAAACAGTCCCGGAACGCCGGCGAACAGGTTTCCAACAAGGTCCCCGGGGCATCGGAGCCGTTGTCCATCACCCGGACCATCTCGGTAAGCCCCGCCGCCCGGGCATCTTCCAGGGTGGCGTCGTTGATCACCGGCATGCCGCGCACCACCGCAGTTATTTTGTCGCGGGGCAAAACTTCTATCAGCAGGCGGTCGAAGACAATCTCCCCCGCATTGTCGCAAAGATAGAGAATCCGGTCCGCTTCGGCCACCGCCTGGCGCAGTGCGGCGGCGGCATCCGGGTCCACCGGCGCCGCCAAGGCCGTTTCCATCGCTTCCAGAACATCGTCTTCCTGCAACCGGCCGTATCTTCCGTAGTCGATGCTGTTGGCCGCCAGCGCCAGCTTGAGCCGGGCGATGAAACCGTCTTCGGAAGCTTCGATTTTCTTCCTGAACTTTTCCGCCATGGCATGGGCGAGGCGATTGGAGTGTTGTTTCTCCGCCGCGTAGGGATCTCTTGTACCGGTGGCTTGCCGGATCAGGCGATAGAGGTTTCGCACCACCGCTGGAGGTGGGACGGCGAAATCGACCCGAGCCAATTCCCCCAACACGGCGCGCATCGTTTCCTGAAAGGCCGCTTCGTCAAGCCCGCAGCGTTCCAGGGCGGAAACGGCCTGGGCCACGAAACAAGGCAGGCAGTCGTGGAATGTTTTCATGCTTTTCAGTCTGCCTTACTTTTCAAACGTCTTAAAACGAGCCATGACAATGTACTCCATACGCTCATCGTGAATTAAAAATTGATTATCACAAGCATATGGACATGTCAAGTTGATCTCGCATTGCTACATGACGTGCAAATGTCATATATGGCGATTTTCGCACAAGCTCTTAAACGGGAGTGGCGCCGGTGAAGGACGTGGGTTGAGCGCTTCGATCGCGGGGCGTCTCGGAGCGCGTGCACGCAGGTGAGCCGCCTGTCCATGGACGATGGCGCCTTAACATCGCCCGTGACCTGTGTTAGGTTCGGGCTGCGCTGTGAACGGGTCCGCCGTGGCGGTTCGGCGGCACCGCGCGGCTGCGGAAGGAAGCTTTGGGAAAGATGGTCAGAGGAAGGCAATCCATTCCATTGCCCGAGCTGCTCCGGGAGCCTCCCGAAGATCTGCAGGAAGGGGTTCGCGGTTATCAGCGGGCGATGGCGGAAGCCCTCGCGGAAAACGCCCGGCTGGTGGATGTAGGCAAGTGGCGGGAGGAACGGGTGCTCCCCGCCCAGTTCTTTCGGAACTATGAAAAGGCGTTGCAACTCTTCGACGAATCCACCCGCTTTATCCTTGGGCATTTGAGGCGTTCCGGCTACAATGTGGCCTGCGCGATGGGTTGTTCGCACTGCTGCCGCCAGATTCCGCTGGGCGTGGAAGGTGTCGAGATTCTCTACCTTTACTTCGGGCTCCAGCAGACAGGACTCCACGATCGTTTTTTCCGCAGGGCGCTGGAACGCGAGGAGCTCTGGGCGGAAGTCTGCCGGTGGCGGGATGTGGGCGAAGCTGCGCACGGCGGGCCGGGCGCGGAACAGGAAGCCTATCTTTTCCACTACTGCCGGCATGGAGAGCCCTGTCCGTTCTTGGAAGGGGACCTGTGCCGGGTGTACCTTTACCGCCCGATCGCGTGCCGCATGCACTTCAGCCTTTCGGCGCCTTACCTTTGCGGACCTTCGATGCTGGAAAGCGAGGAGGCGCTTCAGATCAATCTGGAGCCGGGTGAACGGGTCTGGGACGCGTTGGAGACGTTGAGCGGGGTCTTGGGGCTGCAACTGTCCGACCGGCTGGTGTGCGGTTTTCTGGAATTCGTGGTGAACCACATGCGGTTTGCAAAGATTCAAGAAGCGGAGTCATGAAAAAAGACGGGATTCAGTGGGAGATCCCCCGGGAGGCTTCGAGGAGCAGGGGATTAAGGCCTCTGGTGGAAGCCCCGTTTCTGAGGCTCCCCAGGCCGAACTTGGACGACAACACCGCGGACCTGGACCGGCTGGAACGGGCGCTGGCTCAGCGAGGTATAACACCTTTGAGGTTCGATCCCCGGACCTTGGGCGAGATGGCGGGAAAGGTTCGCGAAGGCGATTTCGAAGTCTGCCCGGTGGTGGGCCGAGAGGGGGACGGGTGGGCGCTGATCGATGTGGTTCCGGGGGCGTCGCCCGGAGACGTCTTGGGGTTCGCCCTGGATTGCGGCACCAGCCGCCTCGCGTTTTACCTGGTGGATCTCGCCTCAGGAAAGCGCCTGGCGGAACGCTCCGTCCCCAATCCGCAAATCCCCTTCGGGGAAGACATCCTCAGCCGGATTGTCAAAGCCCGCCGGCGGGACGGGCTGGAAGCCCTGCAGCGGTGCCTGATCAATGCCTGCAATGAAACCACGGCGGCCCTGCTTTCCGAACAGGGCCGGTCGCCGTCCGACGTTTACGCCTTCACGGTGGCGGGAAACACGACCATGAGCCATTTCTTCCTAGGGCTCGACCCGGCGAACCTCTGCAGGGAGCCTTACATCCCGGTCGCCAACCATTTTCCCTTCTATCGCGCGGCGGATTTAGGTCTCGCCATTCATCCCCGAGCCCTGGTCTACGTGTTTCCCAATGTGGGTGCCTATTTCGGCGGGGACTTGATCGCCGGGATCGTCGCCTGCGGATTGCATCACCGGGAAGATCTTTCCATGCTGGTGGATGTGGGGACCAACGCGGAAGTGGTTCTCGGGAACCGGGATTGGCTCATCGCCTGCGCCGGGGCGGCGGGCCCCGCGCTGGAAGGCGGCGTGGTGGAACGCGGCATGATGGCGGCGCCGGGAGCCATCGACTGGATCCGGATCGATCCCGGTTCGCTGGAGCCCACGTACCGGGTCATAGGCGGCGGAAAGCCGGTCGGGATCTGCGGGTCGGGCCTCATCGACCTGGTGGCCGAAATGTTCATGGCCGGGATCCTCACCATCCAGGGCAAGATCAACACGCAGCTCCGATCCCCCCGGATCGTGGAACTTCCCGACGGGCCGGCCTACATCGTGGCCTTCGCCGACGAGACCGCGGACGGGATGGATCTGGCGGTTTCCGAGGTGGACATCGGGATTCTGCTCAAGTCCAAGGCCGCCATGTACACGATCCTGAACGTGATCACCCGGAAGGTGGGGGTGAGCCTGCAGGACGTGAAGCACATCTTCATCGCCGGGACTTTCGGCAACCACATCGATCCGGCCATGGCCATCCGGATCGGCATGCTGCCCGACCTCCCCCTCGATACCTACCAGGGGGTCGGAAACACCGCCGGAGAAGGTGCCGCGATGCTCCTGCTGGACCGGGAACTCCTGGAAGTCGTCGAAAAGCTCAGGACCCGGATCACGTACATTGAACTTAACGTCAACATGGAACTCATGAACGAATTTCGGGGCGCGACGTTTCTGCCTCACACGGACCCGCGGCTGTTCCCTTCGGTGAAGATTCCTGAAAGAGCCCTGGGCCGTGGCGCTTTGAGGGAGGAGTGGCCGCGTGGGGGGCCGTGACGGGATTTCGAAATCGGGGCGCCGGTATCCTTTTCCGGGCCTTCGAGGAATCCAGATCCTCGTGTGGCTCCTGGTGGCGGTGAACCTGGGGCTGGCGTATGCCATCGTGTTTTCCCCTTCGGGCATCCGGGGTTACCGGAACAAGCGAAGCCAAGTCGCTGAACTGGAAGCCCTCCACGCCGCCCTGGCCGGCGAAAACCGGCGACTCTTTCATAAGATCCAACGACTTCGAAACGATCCGGCCTTCCAGGAAAAGATGGTGCGGGAGGAACTGGGATGGGTCGCCGACGACGAACTGGTCTTTTTCTTTGTCGATGGCGCCGGAGAAGTCAGAAACCGGGAAAATCCTTGACCCTTTTCCCAAGACTGTGATAGCGATGGCGTTTCCAAAAATCATACTCCTTGCTCCAATCCCCATGTGGAAAGGGGCTGCAGACCCGAAAGGAGGACCTGCTGAATGTTCAAGCGAAAGTACGAGTGTTTTTTTATCCTGGAACCGGAGCTTTCCGAAGAAAACATGGCCGGTGTCGGCGACAAGCTCAAGGGCGTCGTGGAAACCAACGGCGGGACGGTGGTGAGCTACGTCCCCTGGGGGAAGAAGAAGCTGGCCTATCCGGTCAAGAAGCGCCATTACGGCCATTACGTGCTCATGGAATTCGCTTCCGATCCCGCGCTGGTCATGGAACTGGAACGGAACATGCGCCTCGACGAACGCGTGCTCAAGTTCATCACCGTGAAGGTGGACGAAAAATGGGATCCTGAAAAGGAAGTGAGCGCTCCGAAGAGCGCCCCGGCTCCGAGCGATGAAGAGGAAGAGGCTTCCCGGGAGGAATCCGAAGAAGGGGAGGCCTACGAGGGCGAGGAAGAAGAGGAAGAGGAAGAGGAGTGAGCCTTTTTCTTCATGTGTTCACTTTTGGGGGGAGGCTCCAGCGCTGAGTCCGACCCCGTGTTTGAGCTGAGGGAGGAATCGTAGAATGGCCGTGAAGCGTAGAAGACGACGAGTGTTCCGGCGCCGGCGGGTTTGCCGTTTCTGTGCCGACAGCAGTCTGAAGATCGATTATAAGGACCCCCGGAGCCTCCGCTATTTCATGACCGAACGGGGGAAAATCATCCCCAGGCGGATTTCGGACAACTGCGCCAAGCACCAGCGCGAACTGACGCTCGCCATCAAGCGGGCCCGCCAGATCGCCCTGCTGCCTTATACGGTGGGGCACCAGGTCTAGGAGCGTGCCCGACAATGAAACCATAGACATCAGACTTTAGACATCAGACATCAGAATTTACAGTCTAGGGTCAGGGTCTAGCGTGGGTGCAGATCTTTTGCTTCTTGTTCCCAAGCTCCAGCTTGGGAACACAACTGTGCAGAAGCTCCAGCTTCGGTGAGGCAGTTCCCAAGCTGGAGCTTGGGAACGAGGGGAATTCTATTTCCCCTCCCCTTGTGGGAGGGGATTAAGGGGAGGGGAATGTAACTGATTGACAAACGTTAATTTTCTCACCCTCACCCCAACCCTCTCCCATCAAGGGAGAGGGGGATTTTTTGACCTTGTTCCTAAGCTGGAGCTTGGGAACGAGGGGAATTCTATTTCCCCTCCCCTTGTGGGAGGGGATTAAGGGGAGGGGAATGTAACTGATTGACATACGTTAATTTTCTCACCCTCACCCCAACCCTCTCCCATCAAGGGAGAGGGGGATTTTTTGACCTTGTTCCCAAGCTGTATCTTCCACCTTGTTCCTAAGCTGGAGCTTGGGAACGAGGGGAATTCTATTTCCCCTCCCCTTGTGGGAGGGGATTAAGGGGAGGGGAATGTAACTGATTGACAAACGTTAATTTTCTCACCCTCACCCCAACCCTCTCCCATCAAGGGAGAGGGGGATTTTTTGACCTTGTTCCCAAGCTGTATCTTCCACCTTGCTCCCAAGCTGGAGCTTGGGAACGAGGGGAAACGGAGCTGATGCGCTTGCTGCTTCAAGGCCATCTGGATCTACCTCAGAGGGTCACCCTGGATGTGGTTCTAAAAGATCCGCACCCGTCTAGGGTCTGAAATAGGAGCGGGCTTGCCAGCGACCCGTAAAACCGGCAATGCCCCGTTGGCCCCGGTCGCCGGTAAGTCGGCTCGTGCAAGCGACGGAAAACCGTTCCTCTTCGCAGGGTCATGAACAGGATGCGTAGTGTTGCGCAGAGTGTTGAATGGCTGCGCTACGGTTGGGAAAGGTGATCGGCTCGTGGCTGGACAGCCTCATGGGAACCGGTTCGGGGCCGGGCGAGATTGATGAATCAGGATGGATGTGACTACCGGGCAGGACGGAGGACGTGAATTCCGAAGCGCCATGACTCCCAGGGACCTTGCGGTCGGAGTGGGATCGACCCTTGCCCTTTATCTGAGCGGGTTTTGGATGCCCCTCATGGGCATTTTCCTGACGGTCATCACCCCGCTGCCGACGCTCGTGGGAGTCTACCGGTGGGGGCGCCCGGCCGGTTACCTGATTCCCGCCGCAGCGGCGCTCATCGGGTTCACCGTGCTCCTGGTCCTGGGTTTTCCCCGGGCGTGCGTGTACCTGGGCGAACTGCTGCTGCTCGGAGTGTTTCTGGCCGGCGGCATGCAGCGGAAGCGGAACGTCGGGCGCATCGTGGGGGAAGCGAGCCTCAAGATCTTCGCGGTTGGCGCCGTGGTCTTCTGGCTCATGCACCTTCGCGGAGGCGCCTCGTTCGGGGATCTTTTGGAACAGAAGCTGATTCCGGCGATAAGGGAAATCTTGGAAGAACTGGATGCGGGCGCCGGGGTGAGCCGGGAAGAACTGGTGTCGGTGATTGCGACGCTGGTGGCCATGCTGCCGGGGACGGTCTTCGCCGCCACGGTGATGATTTCGTGGTTCAACCTGCTCCTGGCCCGTCGGTTCTGCAGAACCCGCGGTGTGGCGCTTCCAGCGTGGAAGCCGTGGTCCCAGTGGAAATCGCCCGAGGTGCTGGTCTGGGCGGTGATCGGTTCGGGGTTCGCCCTGATGCTTCCTTCATCCACCGGAAGGATCTGGGCCGCGAACCTGCTGATCGCCT
This is a stretch of genomic DNA from Desulfoglaeba alkanexedens ALDC. It encodes these proteins:
- a CDS encoding YkgJ family cysteine cluster protein — its product is MVRGRQSIPLPELLREPPEDLQEGVRGYQRAMAEALAENARLVDVGKWREERVLPAQFFRNYEKALQLFDESTRFILGHLRRSGYNVACAMGCSHCCRQIPLGVEGVEILYLYFGLQQTGLHDRFFRRALEREELWAEVCRWRDVGEAAHGGPGAEQEAYLFHYCRHGEPCPFLEGDLCRVYLYRPIACRMHFSLSAPYLCGPSMLESEEALQINLEPGERVWDALETLSGVLGLQLSDRLVCGFLEFVVNHMRFAKIQEAES
- a CDS encoding ASKHA domain-containing protein; its protein translation is MKKDGIQWEIPREASRSRGLRPLVEAPFLRLPRPNLDDNTADLDRLERALAQRGITPLRFDPRTLGEMAGKVREGDFEVCPVVGREGDGWALIDVVPGASPGDVLGFALDCGTSRLAFYLVDLASGKRLAERSVPNPQIPFGEDILSRIVKARRRDGLEALQRCLINACNETTAALLSEQGRSPSDVYAFTVAGNTTMSHFFLGLDPANLCREPYIPVANHFPFYRAADLGLAIHPRALVYVFPNVGAYFGGDLIAGIVACGLHHREDLSMLVDVGTNAEVVLGNRDWLIACAGAAGPALEGGVVERGMMAAPGAIDWIRIDPGSLEPTYRVIGGGKPVGICGSGLIDLVAEMFMAGILTIQGKINTQLRSPRIVELPDGPAYIVAFADETADGMDLAVSEVDIGILLKSKAAMYTILNVITRKVGVSLQDVKHIFIAGTFGNHIDPAMAIRIGMLPDLPLDTYQGVGNTAGEGAAMLLLDRELLEVVEKLRTRITYIELNVNMELMNEFRGATFLPHTDPRLFPSVKIPERALGRGALREEWPRGGP
- a CDS encoding FtsB family cell division protein; protein product: MGGRDGISKSGRRYPFPGLRGIQILVWLLVAVNLGLAYAIVFSPSGIRGYRNKRSQVAELEALHAALAGENRRLFHKIQRLRNDPAFQEKMVREELGWVADDELVFFFVDGAGEVRNRENP
- the rpsF gene encoding 30S ribosomal protein S6, with amino-acid sequence MFKRKYECFFILEPELSEENMAGVGDKLKGVVETNGGTVVSYVPWGKKKLAYPVKKRHYGHYVLMEFASDPALVMELERNMRLDERVLKFITVKVDEKWDPEKEVSAPKSAPAPSDEEEEASREESEEGEAYEGEEEEEEEEE
- the rpsR gene encoding 30S ribosomal protein S18, translating into MAVKRRRRRVFRRRRVCRFCADSSLKIDYKDPRSLRYFMTERGKIIPRRISDNCAKHQRELTLAIKRARQIALLPYTVGHQV
- a CDS encoding YybS family protein; the encoded protein is MDVTTGQDGGREFRSAMTPRDLAVGVGSTLALYLSGFWMPLMGIFLTVITPLPTLVGVYRWGRPAGYLIPAAAALIGFTVLLVLGFPRACVYLGELLLLGVFLAGGMQRKRNVGRIVGEASLKIFAVGAVVFWLMHLRGGASFGDLLEQKLIPAIREILEELDAGAGVSREELVSVIATLVAMLPGTVFAATVMISWFNLLLARRFCRTRGVALPAWKPWSQWKSPEVLVWAVIGSGFALMLPSSTGRIWAANLLIALGAVYLLHGFAVVVFYCDRWRVPALLRGIVYAVVFLQQVVSLAVVLLGLFDTWFDFRRLSGPKASEGA